The uncultured Roseibium sp. DNA segment TCTTGCTCGCTCGCATCTTGACCTCGTCGGTCTTACCCGCTCCATAACGGGTTATCGACTGGGCCAGTGCAGCGATGTCGCCGCGCAGGCGTTCGATGTTCTGTTCGATGGCCTCTGCATCCTGTGCGGTGCCTGTATCGGCATCAGCCGAGTTATTGGAAGCCGTTTTTGCTCTGGTAGCCATGGGATAACTCTCCTTGATTACATATTAGAACAACGCGCGCGCGCTCAATTCGTT contains these protein-coding regions:
- a CDS encoding DUF883 domain-containing protein — encoded protein: MATRAKTASNNSADADTGTAQDAEAIEQNIERLRGDIAALAQSITRYGAGKTDEVKMRASKTGRDLAKTSQETLDSLSEELSGLEEAISTRVRDKPLQSLGIAAGIGFLIAAVWSSRR